A genomic segment from Propionibacteriaceae bacterium ZF39 encodes:
- a CDS encoding neutral zinc metallopeptidase — protein sequence MSYPPGNPFQPWSSGSGGGGTPGNPPNPFAGGSGTPWPPAPAPGSPFGGPAANPFNHPGPSGPTLLPPPKPPRRWGRLALIGGGALGAVIIVIAVLSVVLGNRAAEITTTPPPPPLQTTAPTPAASPSPTSATTPDPTPGTTPSRTPRPTTTPPSPQPTPTRPGERSRPDGVAYENEDYEVPAPPGSGPERVLFPLDTAQANAWTRSNATYGQRVANPVRCPYDPIWSLNDGHLTGPELESRVNRYVDCLMVSWQPAVENAGFTLTKPQVSYYRGQISTPCGTSPGYAAGFYCSANESIYVNESEYAHVRNDDGLITYQFENLLAHEFAHHVQARTGILGAYARLFHDSGDLEVNRRMELQANCYAGLGLSAHSVSFGMTDADRRAITAAEYRTGDQPGRDRTHGRPENFGRWFETGFTGDATPGRCNTFVAASDEVA from the coding sequence GTGAGCTATCCCCCCGGAAACCCCTTCCAGCCGTGGTCGTCGGGCTCCGGCGGCGGGGGTACGCCCGGGAACCCGCCCAACCCGTTCGCCGGCGGGTCCGGGACACCATGGCCACCGGCCCCGGCACCCGGATCACCGTTCGGCGGCCCCGCAGCCAACCCGTTCAACCACCCCGGCCCGAGCGGACCGACACTGCTGCCGCCACCGAAGCCACCCCGTCGCTGGGGCCGGCTCGCCCTGATCGGTGGCGGCGCACTGGGTGCGGTGATCATCGTCATCGCGGTCCTGAGTGTGGTCCTCGGCAACCGAGCAGCCGAAATCACGACGACACCGCCCCCGCCACCGCTGCAGACGACAGCCCCGACACCGGCGGCCAGCCCTTCCCCGACCTCGGCCACCACCCCCGATCCGACACCGGGCACGACGCCCAGCAGGACACCCCGCCCGACCACCACGCCCCCCTCGCCACAGCCGACGCCGACCCGCCCGGGCGAACGCTCGCGCCCGGACGGGGTGGCGTACGAGAACGAGGATTACGAGGTCCCGGCACCGCCCGGGTCCGGGCCGGAGAGGGTGCTGTTCCCGCTGGACACGGCTCAGGCGAACGCCTGGACGCGATCCAACGCGACCTACGGCCAGCGCGTGGCGAACCCGGTCCGCTGCCCCTACGACCCGATCTGGTCGCTCAACGATGGGCATCTCACGGGACCCGAACTCGAGTCACGGGTCAATCGCTACGTCGATTGCCTGATGGTCTCGTGGCAACCGGCGGTGGAGAACGCCGGGTTCACGCTCACGAAACCGCAGGTGAGCTACTACCGCGGACAGATCTCGACGCCGTGCGGCACCAGCCCGGGCTATGCGGCGGGGTTCTATTGCTCGGCCAACGAATCGATCTATGTGAACGAATCCGAATACGCGCACGTGCGCAACGACGACGGGTTGATCACCTATCAGTTCGAGAACCTGCTCGCACACGAGTTCGCCCACCACGTGCAGGCCCGGACCGGCATCCTCGGCGCCTATGCCCGGCTGTTCCACGACAGCGGCGACCTCGAGGTGAACCGGCGCATGGAACTGCAGGCCAACTGCTATGCCGGGCTCGGCCTGTCGGCCCATTCCGTGTCGTTCGGCATGACCGACGCCGACCGGCGCGCGATCACGGCAGCCGAATATCGCACCGGCGACCAACCGGGCCGGGACCGTACGCACGGCCGGCCCGAGAACTTCGGCCGCTGGTTCGAGACCGGC
- a CDS encoding lipoprotein LpqH: MRTPAAILGALLLTGCSFLAGGSGEFTVEGTTYRIDKLSCFRSPEGLTITGSANSSSLYVRMTDATRPEVDAVQLGAGDIATLAMGDGEGRMTVQRSDKRFELNGALLHTSDSANAAAGTEEPFTAVIECAEIRDL, encoded by the coding sequence ATGCGTACGCCTGCGGCCATCCTCGGCGCCCTCCTGCTCACCGGTTGTTCGTTCCTGGCAGGTGGCTCGGGCGAGTTCACCGTCGAGGGCACGACCTATCGGATCGACAAGCTGAGCTGCTTCAGGTCACCCGAAGGGCTGACGATCACGGGATCGGCCAACTCATCGTCGCTGTATGTGCGGATGACCGATGCGACGAGGCCCGAGGTGGACGCTGTGCAGTTGGGCGCGGGCGATATCGCCACGCTCGCGATGGGCGACGGCGAGGGCAGGATGACGGTGCAGCGGAGCGACAAGCGCTTCGAGCTGAACGGCGCTCTCCTGCACACCAGCGACTCCGCCAACGCCGCCGCCGGTACCGAGGAACCGTTCACCGCAGTGATCGAGTGCGCGGAGATCCGCGACCTCTAG
- the efeB gene encoding iron uptake transporter deferrochelatase/peroxidase subunit produces the protein MRSTQDGSGRRGLTRRGLLSVAGAGAALVGGSAAAGYAVGHEPEPGARPDQPAGRAYPFHGPHQAGIVTPAQDRLHFAAFDVTTDDRRKLVRLLERWTRAAERMVRGEPAGTGGTSYDAPPDDTGEAIGLPPAGLTITFGFGPTLFRTDDGIDRFGLADRKPASLARLPHFSGDMLEPARSDGDLCVQACADDPQVAVHAVRNLARIAFGTASVRWSQLGFGRTSSTSTAQDTPRNLFGFKDGTANLKAEEAAELDSHLWVPAGRETAADWLAGGTFLVARRINMHIETWDRAPLREQELLIGRSKAEGAPLSGGGEFATADFTLAGRGGKPLIDSGSHVSVAHPDHNGGVRMLRRGYNFVDGSTGLGRLDAGLFFLAFVTDPATHYIPMQTRMQSQDRLVEYLRHTGSGLWAIPPGVAPGGFIGETLLS, from the coding sequence ATGCGAAGCACCCAGGACGGCTCCGGGAGACGAGGCCTCACCCGCCGCGGACTGCTCTCCGTCGCCGGTGCCGGTGCCGCGCTCGTGGGTGGCTCGGCGGCGGCCGGGTACGCCGTCGGCCACGAACCCGAACCGGGAGCGCGACCCGACCAGCCGGCGGGCCGGGCGTACCCCTTCCACGGACCGCACCAGGCCGGCATCGTCACGCCGGCGCAGGACCGCCTGCACTTCGCCGCTTTCGACGTCACCACCGACGACCGGCGCAAGCTGGTGCGCCTGCTGGAACGCTGGACGAGGGCTGCCGAACGCATGGTCCGGGGCGAGCCGGCCGGCACCGGGGGCACCTCCTATGACGCACCGCCGGACGATACGGGGGAGGCGATCGGTCTCCCACCGGCCGGGCTGACCATCACGTTCGGATTCGGCCCGACCCTGTTCCGGACCGACGACGGCATCGACCGATTCGGCCTCGCCGATCGGAAACCCGCCTCGCTCGCCAGGCTCCCCCACTTCTCGGGCGACATGTTGGAGCCCGCCCGCAGCGACGGGGACCTGTGCGTCCAGGCCTGTGCCGATGACCCACAGGTGGCCGTCCACGCCGTCCGCAACCTGGCCAGGATCGCCTTCGGGACCGCATCGGTGCGATGGTCCCAGCTCGGTTTCGGCCGGACGTCATCAACCTCGACCGCCCAGGACACACCGCGCAACCTCTTCGGATTCAAGGACGGCACGGCCAACCTGAAGGCCGAGGAAGCCGCCGAACTCGACAGCCACCTCTGGGTGCCGGCAGGTCGGGAAACCGCGGCGGACTGGCTGGCCGGTGGGACGTTCCTCGTCGCCCGACGGATCAACATGCACATCGAGACCTGGGATCGGGCTCCCCTGCGGGAACAGGAACTCCTGATCGGACGGTCCAAGGCCGAGGGTGCCCCGCTGTCCGGGGGCGGAGAATTCGCCACAGCTGATTTCACGCTCGCGGGCCGGGGCGGAAAGCCGCTGATCGACAGCGGTTCCCATGTGTCGGTCGCCCATCCGGATCACAACGGTGGCGTCCGCATGCTCCGCCGCGGCTACAACTTCGTCGACGGATCCACCGGTCTCGGACGCCTCGACGCGGGCCTGTTCTTCCTGGCGTTCGTGACCGACCCGGCGACCCACTACATCCCGATGCAGACCCGCATGCAGAGCCAGGACCGGCTGGTCGAGTACCTCCGCCACACCGGGTCCGGGCTGTGGGCGATTCCGCCCGGAGTGGCTCCCGGCGGGTTCATCGGTGAGACTCTGCTGTCCTAG
- the efeO gene encoding iron uptake system protein EfeO: protein MNRPHRLPLAVIATLLLATACTDNTSAPNAAGDPQKLTVAASDSACSLSAGEAPAGKLTFAVTNNGSKVNEFYVLGDDGLRIIGEVENIGPGLTRELVLSAQPGNYFTACKPGMVGDGIRAAFTVTGQSMPVSADDKALLDQANAQYQSYVKDQTDQLLAKTELFAEAYRTGQDDRARQLYPDARTNWERIETVAESFGDLDPRMDAREADLEEGQEWTGWHRMEKDLWPQRADNYTPLTPQERARYADQLVSDTRDLHTRTRDLTFTADVIGNGAKGLLDEVATGKVTGEEEYWSRTDLWDFQANVDGARVAWEGLRPLLQQKNPDLDRQIETDFGSLQELLDQHRVGTGFKTYDQLGDNEIRELSDAVNALSEPLSQLTAAVI from the coding sequence ATGAACCGCCCGCACCGCCTACCCCTCGCCGTCATCGCCACCCTTCTCCTCGCGACGGCCTGCACCGACAACACCTCCGCGCCGAACGCAGCGGGAGACCCGCAGAAGCTCACAGTCGCCGCCTCCGACAGCGCATGCAGCCTGTCCGCCGGCGAGGCACCGGCGGGGAAGCTCACCTTCGCCGTCACCAACAACGGATCGAAGGTCAACGAGTTCTACGTCCTGGGCGACGACGGGCTGCGGATCATCGGCGAGGTCGAGAACATCGGCCCGGGCCTCACGCGGGAGCTCGTCCTGAGCGCCCAACCGGGCAACTATTTCACCGCCTGCAAGCCGGGCATGGTCGGCGACGGCATCCGGGCGGCGTTCACGGTGACTGGCCAAAGCATGCCCGTGAGCGCCGACGACAAGGCCCTGCTCGATCAGGCCAATGCGCAATACCAGTCCTATGTGAAGGACCAGACCGACCAGTTGCTCGCCAAGACGGAGCTCTTCGCCGAGGCCTATCGGACCGGCCAGGACGACCGCGCCCGACAGCTCTATCCCGACGCCCGGACGAACTGGGAGCGGATCGAGACGGTCGCCGAGTCGTTCGGTGACCTGGATCCGCGGATGGACGCGCGCGAGGCCGACCTGGAGGAGGGGCAGGAGTGGACCGGCTGGCACCGGATGGAGAAGGACCTCTGGCCCCAGCGGGCCGACAACTACACCCCGCTCACGCCCCAGGAACGCGCCCGGTACGCCGACCAGCTCGTCAGCGACACCCGGGACCTCCACACCCGCACCCGGGACCTGACCTTCACGGCTGACGTGATCGGCAACGGCGCCAAGGGCCTGCTCGACGAGGTTGCGACCGGCAAGGTCACGGGCGAGGAGGAATACTGGTCCCGCACCGACCTGTGGGACTTCCAGGCCAACGTCGACGGCGCCCGGGTCGCCTGGGAGGGCCTGCGGCCCCTGCTGCAACAGAAGAACCCCGACCTGGATCGCCAGATCGAGACCGATTTCGGTTCGCTGCAGGAACTGCTCGACCAGCATCGGGTCGGCACCGGATTCAAGACCTACGACCAGCTGGGCGACAACGAGATCCGGGAGCTTTCCGACGCGGTCAACGCGCTGTCCGAGCCCCTGTCCCAGCTCACCGCCGCGGTGATCTGA
- the efeU gene encoding iron uptake transporter permease EfeU, which produces MTANLLIGLREGLEASLVVSILIAYLVKTNRKHLIPRVWLGIALAVGVSLAFGALLTFGPRGLTFEAQELIGGSLSIIAVAFVTWMIFWMAGAARGLAGKLRAAVDSAVDRSPGALSVVAALAVGREGLETALFLWAATRSATAAGTSTTVPLVGALLGLVLAVLLGYLIYKGALKINLTRFFAITGGFLILVAAGVLAYGIHDLQEARFLPGLGSLAFDLSAQIPPGSVLGTLLKGIFNFSPSTTWLQFLAWWAYVVPVGFLFWRRMRGRPASPAPKQPTPTTHPIVPTGDTA; this is translated from the coding sequence GTGACGGCCAACCTGCTGATCGGGCTGCGGGAGGGACTGGAGGCGTCCCTCGTCGTGAGCATCCTGATCGCCTACCTGGTGAAAACCAACCGAAAACACCTCATCCCCCGCGTGTGGCTCGGCATCGCCCTCGCCGTTGGCGTGTCGCTCGCTTTCGGCGCCCTGCTGACCTTCGGCCCGAGGGGCCTGACGTTCGAGGCCCAGGAGCTCATCGGCGGGTCGCTGTCGATCATCGCGGTCGCCTTCGTGACGTGGATGATTTTCTGGATGGCCGGGGCCGCCCGGGGCCTGGCCGGAAAGCTCCGGGCTGCCGTCGATTCCGCCGTCGACCGTTCTCCCGGCGCACTTTCGGTCGTTGCCGCCCTCGCTGTCGGCAGGGAAGGCCTGGAGACCGCGCTGTTCCTGTGGGCGGCGACCCGCTCCGCCACCGCCGCCGGCACGTCCACGACCGTCCCACTCGTCGGCGCCCTGCTGGGCCTGGTGCTGGCCGTGCTCCTCGGTTACCTGATCTACAAGGGAGCGCTGAAGATCAACCTCACCCGGTTCTTCGCCATCACCGGCGGCTTCCTGATCCTCGTGGCGGCTGGCGTACTCGCGTACGGCATCCACGACCTCCAGGAGGCACGATTCCTGCCCGGCCTCGGGAGCCTGGCCTTCGACCTGTCCGCGCAGATCCCGCCGGGATCGGTTCTCGGAACCCTGCTGAAGGGCATCTTCAACTTCTCCCCGAGCACCACCTGGCTGCAGTTCCTCGCCTGGTGGGCCTACGTGGTCCCCGTCGGTTTCCTGTTCTGGCGCCGGATGCGAGGCCGACCGGCGTCGCCGGCGCCGAAGCAGCCCACACCCACCACCCATCCGATCGTTCCCACCGGAGACACCGCATGA